Below is a window of Vulpes vulpes isolate BD-2025 chromosome 5, VulVul3, whole genome shotgun sequence DNA.
GGCCTGCGGGGAAGGAGAAAGCTGCCCACCCCCTGGACGGGGGCTGGTCTCCCTGCCAGAGCCTCTAGTGGCCAACCTCAGGCTGCCCAGCCCTCCTCCCACATGGGGTTGATGGGAGGGCAGCCCCCGGGGCTCGGCTCAGGAGGTGGAGATCAAGAGACCCTGCCAGGGGCCGAGCTGGTGCCTGGGAACCTGAGTGACATGGGGCTCTGATTCCCGGCTCCCCACCATCTCTCCCGCAGACCCCCATCTTCTGCGCACCATAACCCCCGAGACCCTGTGCCACGTGGGAGTGCCCTCCCGCCTAGAGCACCCACCTCCACCTCCGGCCCACCTGCCgggccccccaccacccccgcctCACTACCCCGTCCTGCAGCGGGATCTGTACATGAAGGCCGAGCCCCCGATGCCCCCCTATGCTGCCATGGGGCAGGGGCTCGTGCCCAGCGATCTCCACCATACGCAGCAGTCCCAGATGCTACACCAGCTGCTACAGCAGCATGGAGCTGAGTAAGACCAGGGCAggtgggcttgggggtggggggccagggcaGCAGTAGGCAGGACAGAGGGGGACATCAGGACAGGGGGGAACCAGGAGGACAGAAGGCCCTGACCCCAGGTGACGAATGTGCCCACCCAGCAGCCAGCTGCAGATATATAGCCACAGCCAAGTGCTCTGACTACCTGATTTGGTGAGCATGGCCTGCCCCACTGTCCAGAGAGGCAAACTGGGGTTCCCAGGGGAGGAAATGTTTGTCCTGGTCATGGAACTAGGaagggacagagccaggacttgaacctCGAGCTGTGCCCTCACCCAGACACCAGTGACTTTCCAACCTTTTTCATGGAGTCCAGGGGCTCTGGAGGAAGTTCTAGCCATGGACCCAAGCTTCCACTCAGACTCCAACCAgtagaattatcttttttaagattttatttatttatttgagagacggagagggagaagcagactccctgctgagagacagcctgatgcggggctccatcccaggaccctgagatcatgacccgaactgaagATAGACATccagctgactgagtcacccaggctcccctaaaatcatacttttatctgtttattttacaCACTGAGATGTCATGAAAGCTTTAGTTCAAGGCCAGATTCCACAGCCTCCTTCCCAAGAAACTCTCCTTCCCAGACTCGGTGGCCTGTGCCCTCTGGGGCTTGTTTGCAGCTATGGAGGCTGCTCTCCCTGGAGCCCCCACTATGAAGGGTGGCTCTGGGAATGTCCCCACAGGGAAAGGACCGACTTGTTCATTCCACAGACAGTTCTGAGCACTCTGTGCACCAGGCCCATTGCTGGGCATGATGGGGACACACAGACAAGTCAGGTTCAATAATCTGGGGGGTAGAGAGGAGtgacagaaacagagaatgaCATTACAGAGCAATGGGGGAGCACAGAGGTAAAGCCCAGGGCTTTTTGGAGGAGGTGTCCTCTGGATTGGGCATATCCTGCTGAGACAGGGtgaagaggggaggggggctcagAAAGGGCCAGCCCCCACATGGCACATGCCTGTGTcacccccaggctccccacacaCCCCTCCAAGAAGAGGAAGCACTCCGAATCACCTCCCAACACCCTCAATACCCAGATGCTGAATGGAATGATCAAACAGGAGCCCGGGACCACCACGAGCCTGCCCCCACACCCAGCTCGCGCCCCATCACCCCCCTGGCCTCCCCAGGGCCCACTGTCACCTGGCCCCAGCTCCTTGCCCCTCAGCATCGCCCGGGTCCAGACGCCACCTTGGCAcccgccaggtgccccctcacCAGGTATGTGCTTGGCCTGCTGAACCTCACAGGGAGCTGACCCTTGACGTTGGGTGTGGGGCACAGGGTTGGGAAGTGGGGCTCAGGGCCCACACAGGTGCTTGCTCCTCCCAGGTCTCCTGCAGGACAATGACAGCCTCAGCGGCTCCTACCTGGACCCCAACTATCAGTCCATCAAGTGGCAACCGCATCAGCAGAACAAGTGGGCCACGCTGTACGATGCAAACTACAAAGAGCTGTGAGTGACTCCTGCCACACCCCGCCCCTCCTGTTACCATCTCTGGGGACCCCCAGTCCTGGCATCAGGGTcccagagcagggcctgggagCACACAGGGTGCAGCATCTTCCTGGTTTAGAGAAGCACAGCAGGCTCAGGGCGGAACTAGGATTGGCACTGAGGGTTCCCAGTTTCTGGGCCAGCCCGAGGCCTCCCCAAGAAGGCAGTGTCTTTAGGGTGGGGCCAGTGGGAGTCAAGTCAGAGAGAAGTGGGTGGATGGATATTTtctggctcctcctcccccactcctgcaTTCCAGGAAGGTAGCAGGAAGTTGTGTTGgcagcagccccctccctggagggagggacaaaggggtgggggaggacaggcTGTCCGGCATTCCTAGCTCTCCCTCAGCACCCACCCATGCAGATTCACTTCCTGGGACCAGGCCAAGAGCACTCTGGGACCACTCCCCTCACTCCCGCAGAAGTCCAGTGGGGCTGAGAGTGTGGCTCACTGATTCCCTTTGGACACTGCCAGGCCTGGACAGGGTGGCCTCCTGGAGGTGGGCTCCCCAGCTGTGTGGGATTCTTAGCCAGAAGCCCTCAGGGTTGGGGGGATCCGGCCTGCTGTAAGTTGCTGAAGGATCCCTTGAGGCCCTGCCAGGCCTGGGGGGAGGAGGTCTTCGGGGATCCCACCCTTATGGCCTGGTGAGGACCCCCCTGCTCTTACTACCATATTTTCGGGGTCAGCCCTGCCATCTCAGGCCCTAAGGCCAGGAAGCTGGCAGCTGAAACCCCGGTGTGGCCTGCATACTTCCTGGGTGGGTGTTCCcctggggtgggcaggtgggtggaACCCCAGGCCTTCCTATATAGATGGTAGCCAGGCCCCAAAGCCTCTTCCCTCAAGTTTGGAGTCATTTTCTGTCCATCTTCCTGGGCATCAGGGGCACCGCTTGGCCTGGGGACCTGGGTGAGGATGGGCTAACAGTTGCCCTCTTTCCTGCCACCTAGAGGTCCCCTAAAGGAGCCATACTTGGAATACTTGCCCAGCAATAGATGGGTAAACTGAGACTGGGTCTGGGCTGCACAGagtgcccctctccccacctgggCAGATGGAGGAGTCAGAATGAGGACTCTGGGGGCTTGAGCAAGCCAGTGGACAGGGGCTGGGCCAGTGCAGAGCCGGCGCCTGGTTCCACCGTTTCCATGGCAACCAGCTGTCAGGCCAGTGAGGCTCTGCAGACACAtcccctctcaccctctctcacCCCATCTCCCATGAGGAGCGGTCTTCAGGCAGCGTTCTGGGAAGGAGCCAAGTGTGAGGAGGGGCCATCAAGCCCCCTCCTCAGGAGCTCTCTCCCATCTGGTGGGGCCTCGGGGTTCTGGCCCTGATTCTCTCATCACCAGGGTGGGCTGCTCCAAGCTACACAGAGGAGAGAATATTGGCTGAAGAGTTTGCAGCCCTGAGCTCAGATCCTTCCGGGGACTCAGTTTCCATTTCTGAGAAGCAGTGGCGGtgcggtgggggggagggggggggcagcctCATGAGTGGTTTGAGGATTGGGGATACCAAGAGAGGAAGTTGATTTGGAATGTAGGCATGTGGGAGGGACATTCCAGGCCGGGCTTTGGGGGGGCCTCCAGCGAGTACCCTCACCTGCCCCTAGGCCAATGCTCACTTACCGTGTGGACGCTGACAAGGGCTTCAACTTCTCGGTGGGCGACGACGCCTTCGTGTGCCAGAAGAAAAACCACTTCCAGGTGACAGTGTACATCGGGATGCTGGGTGAGCCCAAGTATGTCAAGACACCTGAAGGCCTCAAGCCTCTTGACTGCTTCTACCTGAAACTGCATGGAGTGAAGGCAGGTTTTGGGGCTCAgcaaggaggggagggtgggagccAGGAACGCCTGAGATTGAAAGACCTCCAGGCAAAGTGAGTGTACCTGCACCCGAACTGTCAGGCTCCTCATTCTCAGCCATGCTTCCTGATTCCTTCTCTACCTTGACCCCAAGTCTGTGCCCTCAGCTGAGACCCTGCCCTAAGCTGGCTGCTGCCTTAGTCCCCAGCCCCAGATGAACTCCCTGTCATCTTACCCCTCCCtcggggctccccactcagggagTGGGGCTCCAGGGGCCCACTTGCCCTCACGTCATCATGCACCAGGCCTGGCTGTTCCTCTAGAGCATTGCCCACCCTGGCCCCTTCCCCTGTCTTCTCCTCTCTGGCTCTCCCCAGACCAGACCATAACCCCCACCTCATCTAAATGACCGCAGCAGCATCCACTTTGGCTGCAACTCATGTTCCCCCTGAGACACTGGTGGGCATGATACTAGCCATTCTTCCAAAGCACCTGGTGCCCTCCCAGCAAAGCCTTGACTTCTAAGCTTAGGCCACAAAGGCTTTTGGGACCTAGCCCTTCACTCCAGTCCCAGACCCGTTGTGGCCATTCACACAGCCCCTGCTTTCCTGAGGCAGCTCCCTCTCTCTGGGATGCCTTGAGAATGCCCATCCCTCCTCTCCTGGGAGACGATTCCTTGACCTTCCCATTCACTCTGCTACTGGCCTGGGTCCTTAGGGACACCTGCCCTGAGGCTCCTTCCCTGTGGAACCTCTAGCCCCACCCCAGGAGTGCTTGACTTGGAGCCCTTGAGCTtcctgggggcagggccaggtgTGTTTCCTCCTGTGTGGCCTGGCACCTTGGCATGGCATGGAGAGGTTGAGGCGATGTGGGTGTGGGAGAGGGTCTGGGGGGTGTGTGGGTTTGGGTGGGAGTGGGTGTTCATGGAGGTCGGCTAGGGTTATGTGAGCGAAGGTGGAGGCATGTGGGGTGTGGACATGGGGGCCGTGTGTCTGTGGAATGCATGAGTGCGTGCACATGGAGGTGAGAGAGTGATGTGATGGTGCCCTCATGGAGGGGAGGGCCATGCCTCCGCCTCCTGGGGAGCTCtggctgggccaggcctggaCTGAGCGgctaaagggagacagaaccagGGAGGGACCCCGGCCCTGATGTATATcggcctctgcttctcccccagctgGAGGCCCTGAACCAGTCCATCAACATTGAACAGTCGCAGTCTGACCGGAGCAAGCGGCCCTTTAATCCTGTCACGTGAGTATCTGACCCTCTAGGGGGTGGTGCCTGGAAGGGCTGGGGAGCACCCACAGTatctgtgccctccctgcctcctgagtCCCCTGCCGCTCTTCTGCAGGGTCAGTCTGCCCCCTGAGCAGGTCACGAAGGTGACCGTGGGGCGCTTGCACTTCAGCGAGACCACTGCCAACAACATGCGCAAGAAGGGCAAACCCAACCCTGACCAGAGGTGAGCAGGCTGGAGCCCTGCCCTGGCGGGCCCTCTTATTtctgaggaggaggggcaggaaggcacCACCCCATGGGGCAGTGTCCCACAGACGGACCCATTTTATGCAAGAGACCTGAGACTCAGACCTAAGGCTAATGGATTTAAGGATGAGGAAGCAGAAGCCTGGCTCTGGAGGAACAGCTCAGTGGTTCCTTAGCTCTAGGCCCTGGGGAATCTCTGCCCCCTAGTGGAGACTCAGGTTCCTCCTCTGTAGGCTGAGGTGTTAATGCCCTTCGGCCCCTGGGAtgctggagctggagccagggCACTGTACATCAGACATGGGAAGGGGGACTGGCGGGCAGGGGCCAGTGGGGCAAGACCCCGGGGGGCCTCTAAACCCCTGTGCACCCCAGGTACTTCATGCTGGTGGTGGCCCTCCAGGCCCACGCACAGAACCAGAACTACACGCTGGCTGCCCAGATCTCAGAGCGCATCATCGTGAGGGTGAGGGCTCCCTCCTCCCAGGGGATCAAGAGTCGTCCCCAGCGTGGGGAGAAACAGCACGCAGGAAAAatactggggtactggggagtcgGGAGCTCAAGTGCTGACCCTGGTAGGCACTAGCTGTGTGGCTTCGGGCAAGTTTCCACCCTCAGAGCCACAGTGTCTCCTTCACAAGAGTGGAGGTGGATAAGACCTGGATAGCCTTCTGCCATCCCACGAGTGACTTGAAAGGTGCCACAATGGGAGGGACAGGTTAAGTTGGGCGTGGTGGGATGAGACTTTCTGGCTGGAGCCGGAGGGGTGGCTGCAGGGTTTCCCCTTTTCCCAGGGCACTGCACGTCCCACCTCCCGTGGGACTgacccagctccccaccccacccccccccacttGTCCTAGGCCTCCAACCCAGGCCAGTTTGAGAGTGACAGCGACGTGCTGTGGCAGCGGGCGCAGGTGCCTGACACCGTCTTCCACCATGGCCGCGTGGGCATCAACACGGACCGGCCTGATGAGGCGCTGGTGGTGCACGGCAACGTCAAGGTCATGGGCTCGCTCATGCACCCCTCGGATCTGCGGGCCAAGGAGCACGTGCAGGAGGTGGGGGCGGGCTGAGGGCGAAGGACAGGGCCGTGGGGCGGGGCGAGCCGAGTTACCCTCGGGAGGGGCCAGGGGCTGAGGTACTACGGGCCGAAGGACTTGGGGGAGGCAGGCAACTCTCGAattctccatccctccatcccgggaccctggtgTTGTAAGGACTCCGTGCCACTCTGCAGGGCCTGTGTTGTTGCCGCAGTCTTGAGCTCCAGGGCCCACTTCGGATgggccgggaggggaggggtTCAATCTGGGCCCTGGGTCCCGTTCAGGTGGACACCACGGAGCAGCTGAAGAGGATCTCGCGCATGCGGCTGGTGCACTACAGATACAAGCCGGAGTTTGCAGCCACCGCAGGCATCGAGGCCACGGCGCCAGAGACAGGTAGGGACCGGCCTGCGCGGACTGGGGCTGGGGTCTGGGAACCCAGCCACCTTGGGGCTCAGTAACCGTGCCCCCTGGAAACCCCactcccaggagcccctctccTCAACTACTGGAACATCCTACCCTCTAGAAGTCCTGCCCCTCAGCCCTTGGAAAACGGGGCCTCCTCAGGTGCCCAGTAGCTCACCTCTTGACACTGGAAGTCCTGGCATCGCGGTCTTAGGTGAAtcctgcctttatctctgcccaCTTCCCCTGGATCCTTACTCCCAGGAATCCAGCCTTATGTCAGGCTGGGGAACCCCACAACCTGAGCCCGGACTGCAACCTTCTGAACACTTGTCCATGGGAACCCCCTGCTCCGGGGCTCCTTGGATCTCAAATCTCTAGCTCCCAGAATTTCGCCCTCCTCCAGTGGCTCCCCCACAACTCCGCAGGTGTCATCGCGCAGGAAGTGCAGGAGATCCTGCCTGAAGCCGTGAAGGACACTGGAGACATGGTCTTTGCCAATGGACAAACCGTAGAGAATTTCTTGGTGGTGAACAAGGTCTGTGGTGGGGAGGGCTGAGGGAGCCGACGGGCAGGGCGGGGGCCAGCGGGAGGGCATTCATCTCCCACTCAGAGACCAGGAACCCTGAGGTGCAGGGCGCGAGGCCGCCCAGCCTCCTCTCATACTGTGCCCAGAGCCCCAGCCTCACCCTCCAGGGAAGGGGGTGAGCACTCCATGGCTAGCAGGGGCCGTGGCAACACTATGGgtgtgtgctcagcagggagagcGAGCTCATGGGGTCTGGTTTTCTTCCCCTTCAAAAGGAGGCTGAAGATAATCACTGCCAAGTCCTTCTCAGGTGGCTGTCAGCTGAAACACCACTCATTGTGGGGACCAAGTGCTGTTTTGGCTGAATAGTTGGGAGCCAAAGCCTGAGACACCACTGTCGTCAGAGAGGCTGGGAGCCTCTGAGAGCCTGTGGTGTTCTGACAGGGTGGAAAGGGCTGGCccagtggaggtgggggtgcatTTTGGAGGCAGGCACAAGGGGTGGGGGAGCCCAGgctggccagggcagggaggctTTGAGGGCCTCCACATGGCCATGGGTTATGGGGCTGCCATCCTGCCCTCCATCGCCCAGGCTCCTGGGGGCTGATGGCGCTCCTTGCCTGTGGCAGGAGCGCATCTTTATGGAGAATGTGGGTGCCGTGAAGGAGCTGTGCAAGCTGACGGACAACCTGGAGACGCGCATCGATGAGCTGGAGCGTTGGAGCCACAGGCTGGCCAAACTGCGGCGGCTGGACAGCCTCAAGTCCACCGGCAGCTCGGGCGCCTTCAGGTGGGGGCGTGGGCCAGGCAGGGCAAGACCCCCTTCCTAGAGGCTCCTCTGACCCTGGACTTCTTGCTGcagccatgcagggagccagttCAGCCGGGCGGGCAGTGTGCCCCACAAGAAGAGGCCCCCCAAGGTGGCCAGCAAGGTGAGGGCAGCATGGACGGGAGGCAGTTTGGACCGGGCCCTCCCTCTGCAGCCTCTCGGACTGCAAGAGCTCCTCTCTCTTCTCAGCTCTCTAGCTCTCTGGCCCCagttccccttcctctccctctgtgctgcacaccccccacccccatcccaacaCCCATAGGAATGAGTAGACTGTAGCACCCCCACATCCAGCAGAGCCCAAGCCCGCCAAGTGACACCACAGGCTCCCTAAGCCTGAACCttttctgcttcttccccctCGATCCTCAGTCATCCTCTGTGGTCCCAGACCAGGCCTGCATCAACCAGCGCTTCCTACAGGGAACCATTATTGCCCTGGTAGTGGTCATGGCCTTCAGGTGATTTGTCCTCTCCCCGGGCTCCAGGGGtggcctgcgggggcgggggggttggagGGAGGTGAGCGGCCCTTGCCGTTGCCCTTGCCTgcctggaggaagaggaagccGTGGCtgggagatcaagccctggcTGAGGTCTTGGGGGAGGTAGTGGCCACCCCCCTCTCTAGGGCCTGCCCCTGGGGCTGGGAAGACGCCTTTACAGGCATCATTCATTCGCAAGCCCATCCCCTGGAGCCAAGGCCTGCAGACCCTGCCCTAGAGAGCAGACTGGGACAGTGGCTGCAGCTCTAACAGTGGCCCTTTCTTGTGGCTCCCAGCGTGGTGTCCATGTCCACACTGTATGTGCTGAGCCTGCGCACCGAGGAGGACCTGGTAGAAACTGATGGGTATGTCCCTGGAGGCCTGGCTGCTGGCCAAGCTGCCAGGACAGGTGGGGCTTTGGTGGGCCACCCAGGGGCAGAGTTGCTATGGAAGCTGTTTCTTCCCATGGGGACCGCACCTCAGGCTCTCAGCCTGCTGGGGcctgcaggggtgggtggggaggtctCCCTGGAGGAGAGGCGACCAGTTCCCCGTCCCTGCCCAAACCAGTGTTTCTCTGTGGTCTACTCTGCTCCTTGAGGTAGCTGGGCCTCTGACAGTCTGGGGCATCTGAGGGGCACAGACTGGGATGGGGGTTGGAAGGTAAGGAGGACCAGGGTGGGACCCTGGGCTGTTTGCCCACTGTCACCTCAGCTCTGGGGCTACCTCTGACTgtgtcttttctctcctcccctgcacttgtctcccctcctcttcttctctgcTGCCCCTTAGCTCTTTTGCCGTGTCCACTTCCTGCCTTCTGGCCCTGCTCCGGCCCCAGCTCGCTGGGGGGAGTGAGGCCCTGTGCCCATGGTATGTGTCTGGAACAAGTCCCCTCCCTCCTACCTCTGGCTCCTGACTCTTTTCCACCATCCTTGTCCACCTCTTCCTGTCCCTCCTGTTCCTCCGGGACTCCCAGGCCTCCCTGTTGAGGCTCTTGCAGTCGCTCTGAGCTCAGCCCACCCTTCCCCAGCAGGTTAAGCCAGAGCTTTGGGACCACTCAGCTCCGACAGTCCCCTGTGACCACCGGGCTGCCAGGCACACAGCCCTCTTTGCTGCTGGGTGCGTGTAGCACTGGGTTTGGAGGGTGGGGACGGGGGAGAGGTGGCCATGTTCTAGGTGGGGGCCCAGCTGCCCAGCTCACATAGCCTCTGGCTTCCTCAGTTACCACTGGCCTGACCCGCTCAGCCCCAGGTCCGGTCGTCCCCACCTTGGACCTGTGCTCCAGCCACCCCTGCCCGGTTGTCTGCTGCTCGTTGTCTACCCCCAGCCTGACCACTGCCCCTAGTCTTGGCCCCAGCTTTAACCCTGGCCGTGGCCTCAACCCCAGTCCCAGTCCCTCCGGCAACCGCTCAGGTATGGCTACCTCGGGTCCAGGGTTTGGGTTGAGGGGGTTTTATGTGAGTCCAGAGAAAGGCCCTAAAGACTCATTAGAGGGAGTGTATCCAGAGCCCAGAATGAGGCTCTGGAGAGAGATTGGTGGGTCTCCCAGAAGGGACGAAGAGACAGATGCAGGTCACCCAGAGTCTGTGAAGTCCTAGAGAAAGCTGGACCAGAGGCAGCCGGTTCCCTCTTCTCAGCCTATCCCTCATTCTGTCCATAGGCCCCAGCCAGATGGCCCTGCTGCCAGTCACAAACATCAAAGCCAAATCCTGGAGCCTATCAGCCAATGGCATTGGCCACTCCAAGCATCCAAAGAGCTCAGAGCCTCTGGCCAGCCCTGCAGTCCCCTTCTCTGGAGGGCAGGGCAAAGCCAAGAACAGCCCCAGCCTTAGTCTCCATGGTCGGACCCGCCGAGGGGCCTCCCAGCCTGGCCTGAGCCCTGCTCAGCCAACTCAGGCCCGGGGCCAGCCAGGTActtgccctccccaccctccatcttCTCAGCCCAGCCACCTGAAGGCCTGGTGCAGGACTGCCAGTCCACAGACATTTGCTGGGTGTTACCGAGTACCACCAGTCGGGCCAGGAACCTTATGTAGATCacctcattcaatcctcacacaCATCCCCGTAGTTCAGATGGGGAAGCGGAGACAGATCATGTGGCCTGTCAGCAGCAGAACCACAGACTGACCAAGTCTGCCTGATGCCAAGGCCACAGAAAAAGCCAGGGGCCTTCCAGGCTTCAGCCAGGTGGCTCTGCTCTGGGTATTGGGCCTCCTTATCAGCTTTCATTTGATGGGTTTTgtggcttaaagaaaaaaaaaaaaaaaaaaggtttagaaaCTGTGACTTGCTAAGATTGAAGTTCAGAGTGATGGCGAAACCCCACAGGTTAGCTGCTCACCAGCCAGCCTTTTCTGTTCCGTGGCTGACTCCCTACAGGGTACTGGGGTGATGAAGACAGGTATGCCCTGACCCCGGATTTCATGCTCAGAGACATGAAAACAGTCATGTAGTAGAGTGACGGGGCTCTGAGGGGACATGtagggctggggggcgggggcacttCATCCAGGCTGAGGTGGGGAGGTGATCAGGGAAGGtctccctggaggaggtgacattggaGCTGAGTCCCTGAAGGACCACAGGAGTTTGCCTGGAAGGGAAATGAGATGGGTACCTTCTGGTATCTGTTCATGAACCTGCAGGCATGCTGGGTCCTGCAGGGGTCCTTGGGTACCTGGGTTAGTCCTCATAGAGCTGAAAACATACCAGGTCTAGCAGATGTTTGGTGACCCCAGCTTCCCCTTCCTAGTGGGATGGTCAGGCAGCAGCCAGATGACCAAGAAAGCCTGTCTCCCCCACCCATCATGTCGCACTTCAGTCCTACCAGTTGGTGCGGGGGTTCATCCACATAGGCCACAGCCTTCACAAGTAGTGTGCTGGTAGGTGTTTAACAGTTGGCTCTTCGGAAAAAAAGCCCTGATTGGTGGCGAATATTCCTACTATGGCTGACTTCAAGCAACCAGCTTGATGCCACTGAACTGAATGTAGAAA
It encodes the following:
- the MYRF gene encoding myelin regulatory factor isoform X6, yielding MEVVDETEALQRFFEGHDINGALEPSNIDTSILEEYISKEDASDLCFPDISAPASAASYPHGPPAIPGSSGGHHLSPPGGGPSPGRHGSLPAPSYSTPLNCNNNAMSGAPKPFLGASGPPIKVEPKAPYAPGTLPDSPPDSGSEAYSPQQVNDPHLLRTITPETLCHVGVPSRLEHPPPPPAHLPGPPPPPPHYPVLQRDLYMKAEPPMPPYAAMGQGLVPSDLHHTQQSQMLHQLLQQHGAELPTHPSKKRKHSESPPNTLNTQMLNGMIKQEPGTTTSLPPHPARAPSPPWPPQGPLSPGPSSLPLSIARVQTPPWHPPGAPSPGLLQDNDSLSGSYLDPNYQSIKWQPHQQNKWATLYDANYKELPMLTYRVDADKGFNFSVGDDAFVCQKKNHFQVTVYIGMLGEPKYVKTPEGLKPLDCFYLKLHGVKLEALNQSINIEQSQSDRSKRPFNPVTVSLPPEQVTKVTVGRLHFSETTANNMRKKGKPNPDQRYFMLVVALQAHAQNQNYTLAAQISERIIVRASNPGQFESDSDVLWQRAQVPDTVFHHGRVGINTDRPDEALVVHGNVKVMGSLMHPSDLRAKEHVQEVDTTEQLKRISRMRLVHYRYKPEFAATAGIEATAPETGVIAQEVQEILPEAVKDTGDMVFANGQTVENFLVVNKERIFMENVGAVKELCKLTDNLETRIDELERWSHRLAKLRRLDSLKSTGSSGAFSHAGSQFSRAGSVPHKKRPPKVASKSSSVVPDQACINQRFLQGTIIALVVVMAFSVVSMSTLYVLSLRTEEDLVETDGSFAVSTSCLLALLRPQLAGGSEALCPWLSQSFGTTQLRQSPVTTGLPGTQPSLLLVTTGLTRSAPGPVVPTLDLCSSHPCPVVCCSLSTPSLTTAPSLGPSFNPGRGLNPSPSPSGNRSGPSQMALLPVTNIKAKSWSLSANGIGHSKHPKSSEPLASPAVPFSGGQGKAKNSPSLSLHGRTRRGASQPGLSPAQPTQARGQPVSLLADPVPSLTSIQVLETLMPITSQYCAPGDACRPGNFTYHIPVSSSTPLHLSLTLQMNSSFPVSVVLCSLTSKEEPCEEGGFPQSLHTYQDTQGTSHQWPITILSFREFTYHFRVALLDQANCSAEAPIRPATDYYFHFYRLCD
- the MYRF gene encoding myelin regulatory factor isoform X18, whose amino-acid sequence is MSGAPKPFLGASGPPIKVEPKAPYAPGTLPDSPPDSGSEAYSPQQVNDPHLLRTITPETLCHVGVPSRLEHPPPPPAHLPGPPPPPPHYPVLQRDLYMKAEPPMPPYAAMGQGLVPSDLHHTQQSQMLHQLLQQHGAELPTHPSKKRKHSESPPNTLNTQMLNGMIKQEPGTTTSLPPHPARAPSPPWPPQGPLSPGPSSLPLSIARVQTPPWHPPGAPSPGLLQDNDSLSGSYLDPNYQSIKWQPHQQNKWATLYDANYKELPMLTYRVDADKGFNFSVGDDAFVCQKKNHFQVTVYIGMLGEPKYVKTPEGLKPLDCFYLKLHGVKLEALNQSINIEQSQSDRSKRPFNPVTVSLPPEQVTKVTVGRLHFSETTANNMRKKGKPNPDQRYFMLVVALQAHAQNQNYTLAAQISERIIVRASNPGQFESDSDVLWQRAQVPDTVFHHGRVGINTDRPDEALVVHGNVKVMGSLMHPSDLRAKEHVQEVDTTEQLKRISRMRLVHYRYKPEFAATAGIEATAPETGVIAQEVQEILPEAVKDTGDMVFANGQTVENFLVVNKERIFMENVGAVKELCKLTDNLETRIDELERWSHRLAKLRRLDSLKSTGSSGAFSHAGSQFSRAGSVPHKKRPPKVASKSSSVVPDQACINQRFLQGTIIALVVVMAFSVVSMSTLYVLSLRTEEDLVETDGSFAVSTSCLLALLRPQLAGGSEALCPWLSQSFGTTQLRQSPVTTGLPGTQPSLLLAPGPVVPTLDLCSSHPCPVVCCSLSTPSLTTAPSLGPSFNPGRGLNPSPSPSGNRSGPSQMALLPVTNIKAKSWSLSANGIGHSKHPKSSEPLASPAVPFSGGQGKAKNSPSLSLHGRTRRGASQPGLSPAQPTQARGQPDPVPSLTSIQVLETLMPITSQYCAPGDACRPGNFTYHIPVSSSTPLHLSLTLQMNSSFPVSVVLCSLTSKEEPCEEGGFPQSLHTYQDTQGTSHQWPITILSFREFTYHFRVALLSHLPLPSPTRIRPTAVQRPLSGQPQTTTSISTGCVTELPSPRWQHSGAWSPGRPFHTGCSGVILEPATRQLSAVHWHSLGD
- the MYRF gene encoding myelin regulatory factor isoform X32, giving the protein MSGAPKPFLGASGPPIKVEPKAPYAPGTLPDSPPDSGSEAYSPQQVNDPHLLRTITPETLCHVGVPSRLEHPPPPPAHLPGPPPPPPHYPVLQRDLYMKAEPPMPPYAAMGQGLVPSDLHHTQQSQMLHQLLQQHGAELPTHPSKKRKHSESPPNTLNTQMLNGMIKQEPGTTTSLPPHPARAPSPPWPPQGPLSPGPSSLPLSIARVQTPPWHPPGAPSPGLLQDNDSLSGSYLDPNYQSIKWQPHQQNKWATLYDANYKELPMLTYRVDADKGFNFSVGDDAFVCQKKNHFQVTVYIGMLGEPKYVKTPEGLKPLDCFYLKLHGVKLEALNQSINIEQSQSDRSKRPFNPVTVSLPPEQVTKVTVGRLHFSETTANNMRKKGKPNPDQRYFMLVVALQAHAQNQNYTLAAQISERIIVRASNPGQFESDSDVLWQRAQVPDTVFHHGRVGINTDRPDEALVVHGNVKVMGSLMHPSDLRAKEHVQEVDTTEQLKRISRMRLVHYRYKPEFAATAGIEATAPETGVIAQEVQEILPEAVKDTGDMVFANGQTVENFLVVNKERIFMENVGAVKELCKLTDNLETRIDELERWSHRLAKLRRLDSLKSTGSSGAFSHAGSQFSRAGSVPHKKRPPKVASKSSSVVPDQACINQRFLQGTIIALVVVMAFSVVSMSTLYVLSLRTEEDLVETDGSFAVSTSCLLALLRPQLAGGSEALCPWLSQSFGTTQLRQSPVTTGLPGTQPSLLLAPGPVVPTLDLCSSHPCPVVCCSLSTPSLTTAPSLGPSFNPGRGLNPSPSPSGNRSGPSQMALLPVTNIKAKSWSLSANGIGHSKHPKSSEPLASPAVPFSGGQGKAKNSPSLSLHGRTRRGASQPGLSPAQPTQARGQPDPVPSLTSIQVLETLMPITSQYCAPGDACRPGNFTYHIPVSSSTPLHLSLTLQMNSSFPVSVVLCSLTSKEEPCEEGGFPQSLHTYQDTQGTSHQWPITILSFREFTYHFRVALLDQANCSAEAPIRPATDYYFHFYRLCD